One window of the Tachypleus tridentatus isolate NWPU-2018 chromosome 10, ASM421037v1, whole genome shotgun sequence genome contains the following:
- the LOC143228234 gene encoding glutamate receptor ionotropic, kainate 2-like: protein MLRKGWAWLVTEGITNNGGRAVTDTYGHIPNYMQGLLGTLPSTDENDQFLFLRERLTKSLKSASDEPLITAARVYDAVLAVAQGLHMYLQEGNLLKPPSFPPNFCASELLQIWPQGELLFQYIKELKGVQGTLGHLTFTKYGFHTTIQYDIENLISQGFIKIGTWKLGNMSSELELSSKAVFPGNTLNPPVDSIYDLSNMSLRVVTVKDAPFVVDNPDYKPDDPNSLRYTGYCIDLLLRLQEMLSFRFTVSLRATYGRQDPQTGSWDGIVKELMEDKADLGLGAFTINFERQQVISFTKPFFDLGLTILIPRYNSAVQKDVFAFLSPFEPLLWAVILVALCVTSLVLVICSNCTPEGVQRRRLLKDHRKHCAIRQEPNVAPMGIFHALWLGFSSLVNQSIDPGRLLFPTRITLAVWWISTTVLVSAYTAKLASVMTVERSDKEVSSLEELVRDSKMEYGCAENSSVVDFFEKHEMALYREAFQKMKKMNSLVASFHEGIRKVRGSFNVPRGTSGRFAFIGDSPILTFATEQEPCNIETTGRLFGAQNYGLGLQKNSPYEKHFSLGILSLREEGFFETLYRRWFAGICSSPGKGSKATNNRQLDIWSMIGVFYCLLIGIGVAAVMVVVDWLRYMCWTTTMTCKVKKSKDPCQCTSKGTKRKQMALQNVKKEAGLTLYSDDFKIKGIRY from the exons ATGCTCAGAAAGGGATGGGCGTGGCTAGTCACGGAAGGAATCACCAATAAC GGTGGACGGGCAGTAACCGATACATACGGCCATATTCCCAATTATATGCAAGGCCTGCTGGGAACGTTGCCTTCAACTGACGAAAATGACCAGTTCCTTTTCCTAAGGGAGAGGctcacaaaatcgttaaaaagtgCCTCAGACGAACCTTTG ATAACAGCTGCACGTGTATACGATGCTGTTCTTGCCGTTGCTCAAGGACTTCATATGTATTTACAAGAGGGCAATTTGTTGAAGCCACCATCTTTCCCTCCGAATTTCTGTGCCAGCGAGTTATTACAAATTTGGCCACAGGGGGAGCTGCTATTTCAGTACATCAAGGAATTGAAAGGAGTTCAAGGAACTTTAGGACATCTGACTTTTACGAAATACGGATTCCATACTACGATTCAGTATGATATTGAGAACCTCATCTCTCAAGGATTCATCAAG ATTGGAACGTGGAAATTGGGAAACATGTCTTCAGAGTTAGAACTTTCTTCTAAAGCTGTCTTTCCAGGAAATACCCTAAATCCACCCGTTGACAGTATCTACGATTTGTCTAACATGTCTCTCCGTGTAGTGACAGTAAAG GATGCTCCTTTCGTCGTGGACAACCCGGATTACAAACCTGATGATCCGAACAGCCTTCGCTACACTGGGTATTGTATAGACCTACTGTTGAGATTACAAGAAATGTTAAGCTTTCGGTTCACTGTGTCGCTAAGGGCCACTTACGGTCGTCAAGATCCCCAGACTGGATCGTGGGACGGGATCGTCAAAGAACTGATGGAAGAC AAAGCAGATCTTGGACTTGGAGCCTTTACAATAAACTTTGAACGTCAACAAGTTATTTCGTTCACAAAACCTTTTTTCGACCTTGGACTAACCATTCTGATACCTCGTTACAATTCTGCAGTCCAGAAAGATGTTTTCGCATTTCTTTCACCCTTTGAACCCTTGCTATGGGCAGTAATATTAGTGGCGTTGTGTGTTACATCTCTGGTTCTTGTAATATGTAGCAACTGTACACCAGAGGGCGTTCAACGTCGACGACTGTTGAAAGACCATCGCAAACATTGCGCTATACGTCAAGAGCCAAACGTTGCTCCAATGGGAATATTTCATGCCCTGTGGCTGGGGTTTTCTTCGTTAGTGAATCAG AGTATTGATCCTGGAAGACTTCTGTTTCCCACCCGTATTACCCTTGCTGTTTGGTGGATATCTACAACAGTACTTGTGTCAGCTTACACAGCCAAGCTAGCTTCCGTGATGACAGTGGAGAGGTCAGATAAAg AAGTGTCGTCGCTCGAGGAACTCGTGCGTGACTCCAAAATGGAGTATGGCTGCGCAGAAAACAGCAGTGTTGTTGATTTCTTTGAAAAGCACGAGATGGCGCTTTATCGAGAAGCCTTTCAGAAGATGAAGAAGATGAATAGTTTAGTTGCTTCTTTTCACGAAGGTATTAGAAAAGTCCGAGGCTCATTTAATGTTCCCCGTg GAACTTCAGGACGGTTTGCATTTATTGGTGATTCTCCCATCTTGACATTCGCCACAGAACAGGAACCTTGTAATATTGAAACTACTGGACGGTTGTTTGGAGCA CAAAACTATGGTCTTGGCCTACAAAAAAATTCACCCTATGAGAAACATTTCAGTTTAGGAATACTAAGCCTAAGGGAGGAAGGATTTTTTGAAACTTTGTATCGTAGATGGTTTGCTGGGATATGTAGCAGTCCAG GTAAAGGAAGCAAGGCAACAAACAACAGGCAGTTGGACATATGGAGTATGATAGGCGTGTTTTATTGTTTGCTTATTGGGATTGGCGTAGCAGCAGTAATGGTGGTTGTTGATTGGTTACGCTACATGTGCTGGACTACAACGATGACTTGCAAAGTAAAGAAGTCTAAG GATCCGTGTCAGTGCACATCGAAAGgaacaaaaagaaaacagatggcactgcaaaatgttaaaaaagaagcCGGATTAACATTGTATAGTGATGATTTTAAGATAAAAGGAATTaggtattaa
- the LOC143228533 gene encoding metabotropic glutamate receptor-like — protein MIPPDSFQSRALSALLREFEWSAVAILTENSEYGRNGLLELQQIATRNDWTVVSVENFQTSTDSESIDVRYHLQAIKVKYLFTDL, from the exons ATGATACCTCCCGACAGTTTTCAAAGTCGTGCTCTTAGCGCCCTCTTGCGAGAGTTTGAGTGGTCGGCTGTGGCTATCCTGACAGAAAACAGTGAATATG GGCGGAACGGATTACTGGAATTGCAGCAAATCGCCACCCGGAACGACTGGACAGTAGTGAGTGTTGAAAACTTTCAAACGAGTACCGACAGTGAATCGATAGATGTCCGATATCACTTACAAGCTATTaaggtaaaatatttgtttacagacttgTAG